One genomic region from Lineus longissimus chromosome 6, tnLinLong1.2, whole genome shotgun sequence encodes:
- the LOC135489285 gene encoding uncharacterized protein LOC135489285, translating to MESALIELRGNMVSSATMSAYRRSWDNFSQFYNDYIGGNLNLPISIPCLTLFIAFLHGRGFSPSSIASCMSAIAYLHKLRNLPDPTKSFVVSKLICAAKNLRAQPDIRLPVTKEILHKLLVATPRVTSSHYKSVMFQTALVLGFNAFLRIGEMLPSSKSRAANCLHLHDLIIQSDGLILSFRRFKSSNTQGSQTLRLSAKTSCCPLVHTREFLAVRGSAPGLLFCYPCGSPFLRREFDNTLKRALSFCGLDSSRFKGHSLRIGAATQSAIEGKSDAYIRAAGRWASDAFRKYIRIL from the coding sequence ATGGAATCTGCGCTCATAGAATTGCGTGGCAATATGGTTTCATCAGCTACTATGTCTGCTTATCGCAGATCTTGGGATAATTTTTCTCAATTCTACAATGACTACATAGGCGGTAACTTAAACCTACCCATATCCATACCATGTTTGACTCTCTTCATCGCATTTTTGCATGGGCGGGGGTTTTCTCCCTCCTCCATAGCGTCATGCATGTCAGCTATAGCATATTTGCACAAACTTCGTAATCTACCTGATCCGACAAAGTCATTTGTCGTAAGTAAATTAATCTGCGCCGCGAAGAATTTACGCGCGCAACCAGACATCCGCCTGCCTGTTACCAAAGAAATTCTTCACAAACTGCTGGTTGCGACACCTCGGGTGACTTCATCACACTACAAGTCAGTTATGTTTCAGACCGCATTGGTTCTTGGCTTCAACGCCTTCCTGAGGATTGGGGAGATGCTTCCTTCGTCTAAATCCCGTGCAGCCAACTGCCTTCACCTGCACGACCTCATAATCCAATCAGATGGGCTAATACTCTCCTTCCGGAGATTTAAGTCTAGCAATACTCAGGGTTCTCAAACCCTGAGGTTATCGGCCAAGACAAGCTGCTGCCCTTTAGTGCATACGAGGGAATTTCTGGCTGTCCGGGGTTCAGCACCCGGGTTGCTTTTCTGTTACCCATGTGGCTCCCCTTTCCTACGCAGAGAATTCGATAACACGCTTAAGCGCGCTCTCTCCTTTTGTGGTCTCGACTCGTCCCGCTTTAAAGGGCACAGTCTGCGCATCGGGGCAGCAACACAGTCTGCTATCGAGGGCAAATCTGATGCTTACATACGGGCAGCAGGCAGGTGGGCGTCTGACGCATTCCGCAAATACATTAGAATcttataa